The Corythoichthys intestinalis isolate RoL2023-P3 chromosome 1, ASM3026506v1, whole genome shotgun sequence genome has a segment encoding these proteins:
- the katnb1 gene encoding katanin p80 WD40 repeat-containing subunit B1 isoform X1 — protein sequence MATAGGATKISWRLQDFEAHAGRVCCAALAKNTGRLLASGGEDCRVNIWSVSKANCIMSLCGHRKAVECVCFNASEEQLATGSQSGSIRVWDLEAAKILRTLTGHKSNISAFAFHPFGDFLVSGSTDANIKMWDGRRKGPITRFKGHAGTIRSLAFSPDGKWLASASDDCTVKVIPYSRAERLFCLFCGLSQLWDLKQAKTITEFTAHTGAVAAIQFHPNEYLLASGGADRWLRLWDLEKFCQVGALQDASAVRCVMFSPDGGCLFSGHADVLRVCAWEPERWLDSVTAGWGRVVDLSICNRQLLGVSHQLSGLSTYVVDLKRVRVGGAAPSPTADGKARRSYEGQAAACPPPTSSSPPGRPRAERRSPEGERRSPSEDEADDKVSSAEIHDALDYREIFQPRDAISRTPPRMPEPFPAPPEDERATEDAAPVPQRRRPSPDPKTDGSESAPLRQGSPSPSSAPVQRVEPTVVASARPPAIFPVGRSEPTGLDVADFLSGRHSEMLSEDEVLNHIHNGHATMCVMLSNRRKNLQSVRDVWARVGIKNALDAAVSMNDLSIVVDVLNIINTQPSLWKLDLCASSLPQIEKLLQSKYESYTQCGCSSLKLIMKYFWPLIRETLNATPSVGVDVTREERQRKCRLCRQRLRGLRDVVESKAALAGRHGSAFGELRVLMAPLDRDPAN from the exons ATGGCGACGGCCGGCGGCGCCACCAAGATCTCCTGGCGACTGC AGGACTTTGAGGCTCACGCCGGCCGCGTTTGCTGCGCCGCGCTGGCCAAGAACACCGGTCGCCTGCTGGCCAGCGGCGGCGAAGATTGCCGGGTCAACATCTGGTCGGTCAGCAAGGCCAACTGCATCATG AGTCTGTGCGGCCACAGGAAAGCCGTGGAGTGCGTCTGCTTCAACGCTTCCGAGGAGCAGCTGGCGACCGGCTCGCAGTCCGGATCCATCCGCGTCTGGGACCTGGAGGCCGCTAAGA TTTTGCGAACTCTGACCGGCCACAAATCCAACATCAGCGCCTTTGCCTTTCATCCTTTCGGGGATTTTTTGGTATCCGGCTCTACCGACGCCAACATCAAG ATGTGGGACGGGCGGAGGAAAGGCCCAATCACCAGGTTCAAG GGTCACGCCGGGACCATCCGCAGTTTGGCCTTCAGCCCGGACGGCAAGTGGTTGGCGTCGGCCAGCGACGACTGCACCGTCAAGGTCATTCCGTACTCTA GAGCTGAGcggttgttttgtttgttttgtgggCTTTCGCAGCTGTGGGACCTGAAGCAGGCCAAAACCATCACAGAGTTCACGGCGCACACGGGCGCCGTGGCCGCCATCCAGTTTCACCCCAACGAGTACCTGCTGGCCTCGGGCGGCGCCGACAG GTGGCTGAGGCTGTGGGATCTGGAGAAGTTCTGCCAAGTGGGGGCGCTGCAGGACGCCAGCGCTGTCAG GTGCGTGATGTTCAGTCCCGACGGCGGCTGTCTGTTCAGCGGCCACGCCGACGTCCTGCGAGTGTGCGCCTGGGAGCCCGAGCGCTGGCTGGACTCGGTGACGGCGGGCTGGGGACGCGTGGTCGATCTCTCCATTTGCAACCGGCAGCTG TTGGGCGTGTCTCACCAGCTGAGCGGCTTGTCCACCTACGTGGTGGACCTGAAGCGCGTCCGGGTCGGGGGCGCCGCGCCCTCGCCCACCGCCGACGGTAAAGCGCGGCGCAGCTACGAGGGCCAGGCCGCAGCCTGCCCGCCGCCGACATCGTCGTCGCCTCCGGGGCGGCCCCGGGCCGAGCGCCGGAGCCCCGAGGGGGAGAGGCGGAGCCCCAGCGAGGACGAGGCGGACGACAAAGTCTCTTCGGCCGAGATCCACGACGCCCTGGACTACCGAGAAATATTTCAGCCCCGCGACGCCATCT CTCGGACCCCTCCCAGGATGCCGGAGCCTTTTCCCGCCCCGCCGGAGGACG AGCGAGCGACAGAGGACGCGGCGCCCGTCCCCCAGCGGCGGCGGCCCTCGCCCGACCCGAAGACGGACGGGTCCGAAAGCGCGCCTTTGCGACAGGGTTCTCCGTCGCCCTCGTCCGCCCCGGTCCAGAGGGTGGAGCCCACCGTGGTGGCCTCGGCTCGGCCGCCGGCCATTTTCCCCGTGGGCAGGAGCGAGCCCACCGGCCTGGACGTGGCCGACTTCCTGTCG GGCCGCCATTCGGAGATGTTGAGCGAAGACGAGGTTTTGAATCACATCCACAACGGTCACGCCACCATGTGCGTTATGCTTAGCAATCGACGCAAGAACCTGCAAAGCGTCCGGGACGTCTGGGCCCGCGTGGGCATCAAG AACGCCCTGGACGCCGCCGTCTCCATGAACGACCTGTCCATCGTGGTGGACGTCCTCAACATCATCAACACGCAGCC GTCGCTGTGGAAGCTTGACTTGTGCGCCAGCAGTCTCCCTCAgatcgaaaagctgctacaaagcaaATACGAAAG TTACACGCAGTGCGGCTGCTCCTCGCTCAAGCTGATCATGAAGTACTTCTGGCCGCTCATCCGAGAGACGCTGAACGCCACGCCTTCGGTGGGCGTGGACGTGACGCGGGAGGAACG GCAGCGCAAGTGCCGCCTGTGCCGCCAGCGTCTGCGCGGCCTCCGCGACGTGGTGGAGAGCAAAGCGGCGCTGGCCGGCCGCCACGGCTCCGCCTTCGGGGAGCTGCGCGTGCTCATGGCGCCCCTCGACCGCGACCCGGCAAACTAG
- the katnb1 gene encoding katanin p80 WD40 repeat-containing subunit B1 isoform X2 yields MATAGGATKISWRLQDFEAHAGRVCCAALAKNTGRLLASGGEDCRVNIWSVSKANCIMSLCGHRKAVECVCFNASEEQLATGSQSGSIRVWDLEAAKILRTLTGHKSNISAFAFHPFGDFLVSGSTDANIKMWDGRRKGPITRFKGHAGTIRSLAFSPDGKWLASASDDCTVKLWDLKQAKTITEFTAHTGAVAAIQFHPNEYLLASGGADRWLRLWDLEKFCQVGALQDASAVRCVMFSPDGGCLFSGHADVLRVCAWEPERWLDSVTAGWGRVVDLSICNRQLLGVSHQLSGLSTYVVDLKRVRVGGAAPSPTADGKARRSYEGQAAACPPPTSSSPPGRPRAERRSPEGERRSPSEDEADDKVSSAEIHDALDYREIFQPRDAISRTPPRMPEPFPAPPEDERATEDAAPVPQRRRPSPDPKTDGSESAPLRQGSPSPSSAPVQRVEPTVVASARPPAIFPVGRSEPTGLDVADFLSGRHSEMLSEDEVLNHIHNGHATMCVMLSNRRKNLQSVRDVWARVGIKNALDAAVSMNDLSIVVDVLNIINTQPSLWKLDLCASSLPQIEKLLQSKYESYTQCGCSSLKLIMKYFWPLIRETLNATPSVGVDVTREERQRKCRLCRQRLRGLRDVVESKAALAGRHGSAFGELRVLMAPLDRDPAN; encoded by the exons ATGGCGACGGCCGGCGGCGCCACCAAGATCTCCTGGCGACTGC AGGACTTTGAGGCTCACGCCGGCCGCGTTTGCTGCGCCGCGCTGGCCAAGAACACCGGTCGCCTGCTGGCCAGCGGCGGCGAAGATTGCCGGGTCAACATCTGGTCGGTCAGCAAGGCCAACTGCATCATG AGTCTGTGCGGCCACAGGAAAGCCGTGGAGTGCGTCTGCTTCAACGCTTCCGAGGAGCAGCTGGCGACCGGCTCGCAGTCCGGATCCATCCGCGTCTGGGACCTGGAGGCCGCTAAGA TTTTGCGAACTCTGACCGGCCACAAATCCAACATCAGCGCCTTTGCCTTTCATCCTTTCGGGGATTTTTTGGTATCCGGCTCTACCGACGCCAACATCAAG ATGTGGGACGGGCGGAGGAAAGGCCCAATCACCAGGTTCAAG GGTCACGCCGGGACCATCCGCAGTTTGGCCTTCAGCCCGGACGGCAAGTGGTTGGCGTCGGCCAGCGACGACTGCACCGTCAAG CTGTGGGACCTGAAGCAGGCCAAAACCATCACAGAGTTCACGGCGCACACGGGCGCCGTGGCCGCCATCCAGTTTCACCCCAACGAGTACCTGCTGGCCTCGGGCGGCGCCGACAG GTGGCTGAGGCTGTGGGATCTGGAGAAGTTCTGCCAAGTGGGGGCGCTGCAGGACGCCAGCGCTGTCAG GTGCGTGATGTTCAGTCCCGACGGCGGCTGTCTGTTCAGCGGCCACGCCGACGTCCTGCGAGTGTGCGCCTGGGAGCCCGAGCGCTGGCTGGACTCGGTGACGGCGGGCTGGGGACGCGTGGTCGATCTCTCCATTTGCAACCGGCAGCTG TTGGGCGTGTCTCACCAGCTGAGCGGCTTGTCCACCTACGTGGTGGACCTGAAGCGCGTCCGGGTCGGGGGCGCCGCGCCCTCGCCCACCGCCGACGGTAAAGCGCGGCGCAGCTACGAGGGCCAGGCCGCAGCCTGCCCGCCGCCGACATCGTCGTCGCCTCCGGGGCGGCCCCGGGCCGAGCGCCGGAGCCCCGAGGGGGAGAGGCGGAGCCCCAGCGAGGACGAGGCGGACGACAAAGTCTCTTCGGCCGAGATCCACGACGCCCTGGACTACCGAGAAATATTTCAGCCCCGCGACGCCATCT CTCGGACCCCTCCCAGGATGCCGGAGCCTTTTCCCGCCCCGCCGGAGGACG AGCGAGCGACAGAGGACGCGGCGCCCGTCCCCCAGCGGCGGCGGCCCTCGCCCGACCCGAAGACGGACGGGTCCGAAAGCGCGCCTTTGCGACAGGGTTCTCCGTCGCCCTCGTCCGCCCCGGTCCAGAGGGTGGAGCCCACCGTGGTGGCCTCGGCTCGGCCGCCGGCCATTTTCCCCGTGGGCAGGAGCGAGCCCACCGGCCTGGACGTGGCCGACTTCCTGTCG GGCCGCCATTCGGAGATGTTGAGCGAAGACGAGGTTTTGAATCACATCCACAACGGTCACGCCACCATGTGCGTTATGCTTAGCAATCGACGCAAGAACCTGCAAAGCGTCCGGGACGTCTGGGCCCGCGTGGGCATCAAG AACGCCCTGGACGCCGCCGTCTCCATGAACGACCTGTCCATCGTGGTGGACGTCCTCAACATCATCAACACGCAGCC GTCGCTGTGGAAGCTTGACTTGTGCGCCAGCAGTCTCCCTCAgatcgaaaagctgctacaaagcaaATACGAAAG TTACACGCAGTGCGGCTGCTCCTCGCTCAAGCTGATCATGAAGTACTTCTGGCCGCTCATCCGAGAGACGCTGAACGCCACGCCTTCGGTGGGCGTGGACGTGACGCGGGAGGAACG GCAGCGCAAGTGCCGCCTGTGCCGCCAGCGTCTGCGCGGCCTCCGCGACGTGGTGGAGAGCAAAGCGGCGCTGGCCGGCCGCCACGGCTCCGCCTTCGGGGAGCTGCGCGTGCTCATGGCGCCCCTCGACCGCGACCCGGCAAACTAG